The sequence below is a genomic window from Patescibacteria group bacterium.
ATAGGTCGCTTATGAAGACAAGATTTTGCCCCAGCCCTGACCGGGCTCATACATATTGGAGACATGCGCACAGCGCTGTCTAACGCCCTGATTGCCAAGCACAATAAAGGGGTCTTCCTGCTTGCGCATTGAAGACACCGACCCTGAGCGCTCCAGAAAGACGAATTCATCGACCACCTGGCCGAAGATTTGCGTTGGCTCAGTTTAGAGCTGGGAAGAGGGTATTGAAGTAGAAGGCGAGCATGGCCCTTATCGCCAATCCCAGCGTAATGGATTATCTACGATAAATATTATAAGCAGCTCGAAGATGCGGGCCTTGCTTACCGTTGTTTTTGCACGGACGAGCAGCTCAAACTCTCGCGCAAATTGCAGCGAGCAGCGGGTCAACCGCCACGCTATGATGGTCGTTGTGCGCGTTAAGCGCGGATGAGGCCGCAAAAAAAGAAGCGGCTAATATTCCCTCGACGCTGACGTTTTAAAATTCCGCCGGGCGAAGAAGTGAATTTTGTGGATTTAGTGCAAGGCGAAAAAACCTTTAAAACGGACGACATCGGCGATCTGATCACTTCGGCGCGCCAACGGGATGCCAGCTTTTAGCGTTCTGTAGAATGCAGTTGACGATCTCTGATGGGTGCGACATATGCACTTCGAGGCGGAGACCACCTCACGAATACACCGCGCCAGTTGCTCATGTTAAAAGCTCTGGGCTTAGCGTCGCCGCAATATGGACATTTTGCTTTGATCAATGGTATCGATGGCGCACCTTTATCTAAAAGCGCAAATGGTAGCCAAAGTATTAAAGAAATGCGCGCACCACGGCTGATTGGCCCGAAGCTGTTGTGAATTATTTATCACGCCTGGGGCATTATTATCCCGAAAACGATTACATGCATGTGGCAGAGTTGGGCGCGATATCTGAAAAATGGATCGACTCGGGCGATCACCTGCACGCTACGACCGAGCACAACTCGAACGATCGGCAAAAAGAAACCTTTAAAGTATAAAACGCCGGAACAAGTTTGGGAATGGATGGGTGACGCCTGTGCACGCACTTGCGCCTGCCGAGAGAAAAGACGATTTTGTTGAGCGAGTTACGCCCAGTATTTTATTGCCTGCTGAAGCCGAGCTTCGGGCGCAGCGCGCGTTTGCAGATGATCTGCCTTTATCAGACGAATGTAAATCTGCACGGCAAGGCGTGGACCCACAAATTTTTCAGCATGCAACTCCGCCGCCGTGGAACAGCACGGCCTGGACGATAAAGCCTGGGTTGAGTATTTAAAAGAACATGCAGGCGTAAAGGGAAAGCAATTGTTCCAGCCTCTGCGCATTGCGTTAATGGGCACCTTGCACTGGCCCGGAAATGGATAAAAATGGGTCGCACTTATTGGTGATTTCAGAAAAAAGTAATCAATCGTCTTCGCCTCCTTGCTTAAGGGGCAGCCACAGCGTAGCTGTGGCGGGGGGGTTGCTAATATTAAACTGAGGAAAAACGCGAAAAATTTACAACAGCCTAACGCAAAAAAAAGAAGAATTTAAACCCATCAACGACGGCCACGTTAATATGTATGTCTGTGGCATGACCGTTTACGATTATTGCCACCTAGGCCACGCACGCACAGTCGTGGCTTTCGATATGATTTATCGTTATTTAAAAGCCAGCGGCTACAAAGTCAATTACCTACGCAACATCACCGATATCGACGATAAAATTATTAACCGCGCGGATGAAGCTGAAGAAGAGGTATCAACACTCACCGAGCGCTTTATAACATACATGAACGAAGATTTTGATGCCTTGGGCGCGACTTGCTGACGCTGAGAACCGAGCAAGCTGACTGAACATATGCCTAGCGATATTGTCAGCACTGATTGAACAGCTTATCGAAAATAAACATGCTTATAAAGCCGACAATAACGATGTTTATTTTTCAGTTAAATCAATTGAAAACTATGGGCGCATTATCTAAGCGCAGCTTAGAAGACATGCGCGCGGGCGAGCGTGTAGATGTAAACCCATTCAAGCAAGACCCCATGGATTTTGTTTGATGGAAAGCGGCAAAACCTGGCGAGCCGTCTTGGGATTCGCCTTGGGGCAAAGGCCGACCTGGCTGGCACATTGAATGTTCAGCGATGGCAACGGAACGACCTAGGAACAAAGACATTCGAATATTCATGGCGGCGGTTTTGATTTGCAGTTCCCGCATCATGAAAATGAAATTGCGCAATCCGAAGGTGCCACAGGCGAGAAATCTTGTCAACACCGGCACTATAACACTGGCTCTGTCAATGTCTGATGAAGAAAAAATGCTCGAGTCGCTTAAGAACTTTTCTACCATTCGTGGAGTAACCTGTTGACGACGCCGAAACCATTCGTTTTACTTCTTGCCGGGTAGCGACTGTCGCAGCGCTTTAAACCATACGCCGGCAAACTGCAGCAAAAGCACGTGCTTGGCTTCGTAGCGGTCTTTATACCGCTTGACGGTGGCGGCAATCTTGATGGCCTTCATCCAGAACCAGAGATGATTTCGACAAACGTTTTCATTGAAGCCATGAACGATGACTTCAACACGCCGGAAGCATCAGCCGTGTTGTTTGATTTATCGCGTGAGTATTACAATAAACAAGAAGATCCTGAACGTGCCGATGAGCTAGCCCTTAAGCTGGTCAAGCTGGGCGAGATTTTAGGTATTTTACAACGCGACCCAGAAGTTTTCTTGCAAGGTGCACATGACGATGAAGACTTTGAAGCCGAAGAAATTCACGAGTTGATTGTCGAGCGTAACCGCGCCCGCATGGCCAGCGATTTTGCTCGGAGCGATGAAATTCCGTGACCAGCTTGGAGCAAAGGGCATTATCCCTGGAAGATGGGCCCGGCAAGGCACCACTCTGGCAACGTCGCGCTAAAAACCCCCGTCGACATCCGCCCTTTGGGCTCATGTGCCTGCCCCCTCGTTGGGGGGCTATCTATTCAGCTTTCGCCCCCTTTCTTAAAGTATAAACCTGTCTTACCTGTCAAGTATTTTTTGCGATTATATTGGGGTCAAAGGGTTTTCGTGACTTAAGTATTCCATAGATGATGTGCACGAGTTTTCGCATGACTGCCCCTATGATAGCCATGGGAGCTTTACCTGCTGCTTTAAGTCTTTCACAGAAGGTTTTAATGAGCGGATTATGTCGCATAGTAACGATAGCGGGCATATAGAGTGCTTTACGTACGCGGGCATCCTCGATTTTTGAAAGACGTGTGTGGCGTTTAACTGAGCTTCCTGAGCTATGTTGTTTTGGGCTCAGGCCAAAGAAGGCAGCCATCTGTTTAGCATTTTCAAAGTGCTCAACACTTCCGATACTGCCAAGTACTTGTGCCATGGTTCTATCTGCGATACCTGGAATGGTCAGTAACAAGCGACTATCTGAGTCTAAGTCATCGTGGTCTTTGATGTGTTGTTTAATAGTTTTTTTAACTTGTTTGATTTCATTGTTCAAGGTAGCTTGTACGGTGATAATGGAACCTTTGACACAAGGTTGGGCGACATCTAAACGGTTAGCTTCTTGTTGTGCTAATGCCTGTAATGCATCTAACCTTGCGACCAGTGCTTGGAGTTCGCGAACACGCTTAGGTTTGGGCTTCCAAGCCTTTGGCTGCATGGCCTGGCAAAAGCGAGCAATGATTTTAGCATCTGCTTTATCTGTTTTGTTTTTAGCGTGTTCGGATTTGGGAAAGCCTTTGTCACTTGGGCTGGATTGACGACACTCACAAGATAAGCTGCATCATGTAAATAATGAGCCAAGGCATCGCCATAGACGCCGGTAGCTTCCATACAGAAATGGAGGGGTTGGGTTGTTTGTTGACTTAACCAGCTGAGTAGTTGGTTAAAGCCATCAGTATTATTTTTAAACACTTTGGATTTTATTTTGTTATTTGGTTTAAGTAAGGCGATATCGAACTTAGCTTTGCCGATATCGATTCCGACAATAAGTTTTGACATAAGTACCTACCTTTTAGTAGCATGTGAGTGATGTGTAAGCACCTGGGTAAGTTTTTGTTTCAAAACCAACCTCGTAAATTCAGGTTCATCTGGTTTTACCAAAGACCTATGATACCGTCCGGTTTTATAGAACAAATTAGGGATAAGGCGCTAATCTTTAAAGCAGGATTAATGTCCTTAGGGGGCAGACAGCGTCCTTATCCCTTCACCTAGGGGCTTTCCCTATAATGATTCAACCATATCTGGCCGATAACCTCAATATACGAGGGGCAGCTCGCGCAGCGAGCGGGGGATTTTGCGCCGCGTCAGGAGCAAAAATTCTCATTTTACAACAACGCCTTGACGCTGAGCCGCGAGTTCATCGAAATACCAAAGCATTGCCACAAAGCCTTTTAAAGGAGGCTATCTATTCAGCTTTCGCCCCCTTTCTTAAAGCAGCGCCGCGCAGCGAGCGGGGGATTTTGAAATCGTGTATAAATCCATCCAGCCGCATTATAAATACTCAATGCAATGACTATCGGATAACAGATTTTAATGATCGGCGCGAACCAAACGAGCAAACCTGAAAAACCTAGTGTACTCATTATCCAAGTTACACCCAGCGTAATCACTAATCCCCAAATATAGGAAATTCGGTTTTTAGAAATATCTTGTAAAAACTCAGCGAACAGTTTCGTTAGAGCAAGCGCGGTGGTTAGGCAGGCTAGAATAACAATCATACTGGCGAAAATACCTAATTTACCTGGCAACAAATAATAGGCTAACGCAGTTAAAATCTGCTCGGGCGGAATATTATTCTGCGCTAGCATATGGCCATGTTTTGCGCTGACGGCAGCAAGGCCTAGAATAAATGATCGCCCAGCATACCGCCACCAATTAAACTGGCCGAAACAGCTAAACGTAAGGTGCCATATTCGGGTGAATTTGGTCTTTGGCAAAGCTACGCAAGCTAGTGAGCAACAAGCCAGCAAAGAACAGGCGGCAATCGCATTGAAGGTGAAGTAACCTTCGACTAAGCCATACATAAAGAAGTTTTGTGGTACAGCCTGAATATGGACCACCTCAGGATTCACAAACAGACCTGCAGAAATCATTACCAAGCAGAAGATAACCAGCAGTGGCGTTAGAATATACCCCAAAATATAGGCAAAAATATCTCACGAACCGTGCCCAAAAGAGATCAAAACACAGAACAACAATGAGAATAGCGGTAATGGCATCAGCAACAGGTCAAAATCCAAGGCGGCATGGGCTACCGTTACAGTACGCGGAATAACCATCAGAGGCCCTAAGAGGCTTATTCCCAGCAGAATCAGCACCCAGCCAGGCCAGCGGCCCAATCGGTGAAAAAGGCCTTATAGTCAGCTTTGAAGAGCAGCATGCTCAGCAGGCAGAGAATCGGGGTGGCAACGGCTGCGAGCAAGCAGGCCACTCATTGCCCAGCCATAGTACTGCGCCGCGTGCTGGCCAACCAGCAACGGAAAGGTGACATTACCCGCACCAAAGAACATTGCAAAGAGGGTAAAGCCCGTGAGCCATAGAGAGCGTTGTTTCCACATCACACCATTGTACAGCTTAAGGGGGCCGGGCGCCAGCAAAGATTAGTCGTATAGCTCAAATAGGTTCGATTTCAGATTGATCCGTAATGCATTATCGAATCTTTCACTATTACTGCGACGCTAACCAAGTATTGTGCATCTAAAATTTGAAGGGTAGTTAATCAGATATCACTGGTACTTCACTAAAGGAATTTACTTATGTTAGTATCAAAGTTTGGGTGGTTTTCAGGAGTATGACAATGAACAAGTTAAACTGGGTTGGTGTAAACGTTATGTCTGCTGCGCTTGCTATAGGGGAATCCTTGATGCAAACAGCAGCAGCTCCAGTTTCTGGCAATACTCAAGGCGTACTTGAGTTGCGGAAGAAAGTTCGGGTGACGATAAACCCTTGTTATCAGGCTTAGAAACTTTAGCTCTGGTCTATGGGGTTGCGGCCTTGACGTTTTGTGGCTTGCTCATATGCTGTAAAAATATGAGAGGAGGTTCTTACTATTCGTTCGAGGATGATGATGCCAAGGAAGCCATGTGCGGAGCTCTACATATGGTTCACCAGCACTCAATGCGACGCTAACCAAGTATTGTGCATCAGCATGGCGACGGTCATTGGGCCAACGCCACCAGGTACGGGCGTGATAAAGCTGGCGCGCTCGCAGGCGGCCTCAAATTCCACATCACCTTTGATGTCGCCATTATCGAGCCGGCTGATGCCCACATCGATGACCACAGCGCCAGGCTTAATCCATTCGCCTTTCACCAAACCAGGCTTGCCAACAGCGGCAATCACAATATCAGCTTGCTTAACGTAGATGCGGCAGGTCTGGGTAAAACGGTGGCAATCGGTAACGGTGGCACCTTGCCAGCAACAACTCTAAAATCATAGGCCGACCAACAATATTAGAAGCGCCGACGACGACAGCGTGCTTGCCCGTGACATCAACGTTAATGGCTTCGAGCATGAGCATAATGCCGTAAGGGGTGCAGGGGCGCAGGCCGGGGCGACGCTGGGTCAGGCGGCCTAAATTATATGGGTGAAATCCATCCACATCTTTGCGCGGGTCAATGCGCTCGACAATATTGTCTTGGTTAATATGACGCGGCAGCGGCAGCTGCACTAAAATGCCATCAACGGTGTCGTCTTGGTTGAGTGCCTCGACGAGGCTAAGCAACGCTTCTTCGGTCGTATTTTCGGGTAGTGTTTGCAGATCAGACTCAATGCCTGTTTCTTAGCAGCCTGGGCTTTGCGTTTCACGTATAAACCAGAGGCCGGATTATCGCCTACCAAGATCACTACCAGACGTGGCGCACGGCCCACCTTGCTGCTTGATCTTTATCAGCAATCTCACTTAGTAGTTTGTCGGCGATGGCCTTACCATCAATTAGTTGTGCGCTCATAGGGATATTATACCGGAGTTTGGAGGTTGTCGCGAACTGTTGTAAGGGTCGCATTGTATGGAACCCGGTCGATCCAGGCTTATGCTTATTCACCGTTTGAGTGCTGTTTGAGCCTCTGGGTTTACCGGCCTTGCCACCAAGCCACTTTGTGAGAGCTTTACTTCATATTGTGCACCATCGGGCCATCGGGCATAGACGGCACTGCCGTACATGGCGTTGAATCCTGGCACCCAGCGTTGGTGACGTTTTAACACTTGCCACAAATCATAACTGGGTGAATCGCTCAGCCCATAAACCGTGCGCGGGGAATTCTAATTCTTCGTTCACATCATGGTAACGCCCGGCAAGCCGATCAAACGATAGAGTGACATCAAAGCCCAATACATTACTGCTCGCTTTCCATTTAATCACCCGCGCATCAAGTTGCCAGTCATTGCCATTCAACACATACGTTTCGTTTAAGGTGGAAACAGCGTTTCACATTACATTGTCGCTTCAAACGTCGTATCGTTTAAAATTTCAAAGGCAATCAAACACACGGGTTGTTCGAATGTTAAGCGGGAATAAATTAGGAAGTTGCTGAAAATCAGAAAGAGCACCGGCTGCAACAGTTAGCAGCAAACTCCAGCGGAAGATTTTAAATTTACGTTTCATAGCAATATCTTACCTCAAAACTAATAAGTTAGTGTATTGTATTATGGTGTTTAACTTTTTCTGCATTCAGCAGTAAACACGAGGCCACGCAAACGCTCGATTGCCATTTAAATTTTCACTCGCAAGCAATGTGCCTCAGCTTTAATTTGACGCCGCCCGGTACTCAGGTATAATAAGCGAGTTTTCGGGGCATAGCGCAGTTTGGTAGCGCACCTGGTTTGGGACCAGGGGGTCGGGGGTTCAGATCCCTCTGCCCCGATTGATTTCAAGACGTTTCATAGCGTTTCTAGCCATTCCAAAATAGACATAAATTCTCTACAAATCAACATGTTATAATGTTCTCACTATAACAAATTGATTTCAATTACTGTTCCAACTTGATTCAGCTGGGTTTATTAAAATCCGGTCATTTTGGAACCCCCAGTGGAACCCAGTGGAACCCCGGTGGAACCCCAGTGGAACCCCAGTGGAACCCCAGAGTGGAGAAATGCATATGAAACAGAACCTCACAGACAGATTTATTCAGGCTATCAAACCTTCCGGATCCGATTGTATGCAGGTGTACTGATCGAAAAGTATCAGGCTTAGTGCTTAGGGTCACTAAAACGGGAGTGAAGACCTTTTCCTTCCTTTATCGCATGCCTGATAGCGATGTTAAGCGACGGCTTAGTATTGGCAAA
It includes:
- a CDS encoding class I tRNA ligase family protein → MTVYDYCHLGHARTVVAFDMIYRYLKASGYKVNYLRNITDIDDKIINRADEAEEEVSTLTERFITYMNEDFDALGATC
- a CDS encoding DALR domain-containing protein, translated to MLGFVAVFIPLDGGGNLDGLHPEPEMISTNVFIEAMNDDFNTPEASAVLFDLSREYYNKQEDPERADELALKLVKLGEILGILQRDPEVFLQGAHDDEDFEAEEIHELIVERNRARMASDFARSDEIP
- a CDS encoding transposase, which produces MIARFCQAMQPKAWKPKPKRVRELQALVARLDALQALAQQEANRLDVAQPCVKGSIITVQATLNNEIKQVKKTIKQHIKDHDDLDSDSRLLLTIPGIADRTMAQVLGSIGSVEHFENAKQMAAFFGLSPKQHSSGSSVKRHTRLSKIEDARVRKALYMPAIVTMRHNPLIKTFCERLKAAGKAPMAIIGAVMRKLVHIIYGILKSRKPFDPNIIAKNT
- a CDS encoding transposase is translated as MSKLIVGIDIGKAKFDIALLKPNNKIKSKVFKNNTDGFNQLLSWLSQQTTQPLHFCMEATGVYGDALAHYLHDAAYLVSVVNPAQVTKAFPNPNTLKTKQIKQMLKSLLAFARPCSQRLGSPNLSVFANSKHWSQG
- a CDS encoding branched-chain amino acid transport system II carrier protein, yielding MGYILTPLLVIFCLVMISAGLFVNPEVVHIQAVPQNFFMYGLVEGYFTFNAIAACSLLACCSLACVALPKTKFTRIWHLTFSCFGQFNWWRYAGRSFILGLAAVSAKHGHMLAQNNIPPEQILTALAYYLLPGKLGIFASMIVILACLTTALALTKLFAEFLQDISKNRISYIWGLVITLGVTWIMSTLGFSGLLVWFAPIIKICYPIVIALSIYNAAGWIYTRFQNPPLAARRCFKKGGES
- a CDS encoding branched-chain amino acid transport system II carrier protein, whose product is MWKQRSLWLTGFTLFAMFFGAGNVTFPLLVGQHAAQYYGWAMSGLLARSRCHPDSLPAEHAALQS